From a single Rutidosis leptorrhynchoides isolate AG116_Rl617_1_P2 chromosome 5, CSIRO_AGI_Rlap_v1, whole genome shotgun sequence genomic region:
- the LOC139847370 gene encoding transcription initiation factor TFIID subunit 15-like isoform X2 translates to MGSKKKDKRTCRPKIWLYRDKVTNEPKGDATVTYEDPYAAQAAVEWFNNKDFHGTIIEVFMAESKSQHNLVAPSLVEPNLVNDIGLHESVLNVSDGGARGRGRGDASGNVSSKAWQQDGDWMCPNTSCTNVNFAFRGVCNRCGSARPTGASGGGGGGGRGRGRGCPDAGGGRGGVGGPTGLFGPNDWSCPMCGNINWAKRLKCNICNTNKPGTTEGGVRGGRAGGYKELDEEELEETKRRRREAEEDDGEMYDEFGNLKKKFRVKQQQTEVGQVLPGTGRAGWEVEDLGERRERSRDRGRNERESSKNREGGGGGRRRSRSRSRERDRGGRDRDRDRDYRYDRDRDYGRERGERDRHRYHH, encoded by the exons ATGGGTTCTAAAAAG AAAGATAAAAGAACGTGCAGACCAAAGATTTGGTTATATCGTGACAAAGTAACAAACGAGCCAAAGGGAGATGCGACAGTGACATATGAAGATCCATATGCTGCACAAGCTGCTGTTGAATGGTTTAATAATAAAGATTTTCATGGGACTATAATTGAAGTTTTCATGGCCGAGTCAAAAAGTCAACATAATTTGGTTGCACCATCACTTGTTGAACCGAATTTGGTCAATGATATTGGACTGCATGAAAGTGTATTGAACGTGAGTGATGGTGGGGCCCGAGGTAGAGGACGTGGTGATGCTTCCGGAAACGTTTCTTCAAAGGCGTGGCAACAAGATGGTGACTGGATGTGCCCGAATACAAG TTGTACGAATGTGAACTTTGCGTTTCGTGGTGTATGTAACCGTTGTGGAAGTGCTAGACCAACTGGTGCGTCTGGTGGCGGTGGAGGCGGTGGACGTGGCAGGGGTCGTGGCTGTCCTGATGCAGGAGGTGGTCGTGGTGGAGTTGGTGGTCCCACAGGCCTTTTTGGTCCTAATGATTGGTCTTGTCCAAT GTGTGGTAACATCAATTGGGCCAAGCGATTAAAATGCAACATTTGCAACACCAATAAACCTGGTACTACTGAAGGGGGCGTGAG AGGAGGACGTGCTGGCGGGTACAAAGAACTTGATGAAGAAGAACTAGAGGAAACAAAGCGACGCAGGCGGGAAGCTGAAGAA GATGATGGTGAGATGTATGATGAATTTGGAAACCTCAAGAAGAAATTTCGTGTGAAACAACAGCAAACTGAAGTTGGTCAGGTGTTACCTGGAACTGGGCGTGCAGGCTGGGAGGTTGAAGATCTAG GAGAGAGAAGAGAAAGAAGCAGAGACAGAGGAAGGAACGAAAGAGAGAGTAGCAAGAATAgagaaggtggtggtggtggtaggcgTAGAAGCAGAAGCAGAAGTCGTGAGAGAGATAGAGGTGGTCGGGATCGGGATCGGGATCGGGATTACAGGTACGACAGAGACAGAGATTATGGTCGAGAAAGGGGTGAGCGTGATCGTCACAGGTATCATCATTAA
- the LOC139847370 gene encoding transcription initiation factor TFIID subunit 15-like isoform X1 — MANYSVKGAPANGSVYVCNLPPGTDEDMLAEFFGTIGLLKKDKRTCRPKIWLYRDKVTNEPKGDATVTYEDPYAAQAAVEWFNNKDFHGTIIEVFMAESKSQHNLVAPSLVEPNLVNDIGLHESVLNVSDGGARGRGRGDASGNVSSKAWQQDGDWMCPNTSCTNVNFAFRGVCNRCGSARPTGASGGGGGGGRGRGRGCPDAGGGRGGVGGPTGLFGPNDWSCPMCGNINWAKRLKCNICNTNKPGTTEGGVRGGRAGGYKELDEEELEETKRRRREAEEDDGEMYDEFGNLKKKFRVKQQQTEVGQVLPGTGRAGWEVEDLGERRERSRDRGRNERESSKNREGGGGGRRRSRSRSRERDRGGRDRDRDRDYRYDRDRDYGRERGERDRHRYHH; from the exons ATGGCAAACTACTCGGTTAAGGGAGCCCCTGCAAACGGATCTGTTTATGTTTGTAATCTGCCTCCTGGAACAGATGAAGATATGTTAGCCGAATTCTTTGGCACCATTGGCTTGCTAAAG AAAGATAAAAGAACGTGCAGACCAAAGATTTGGTTATATCGTGACAAAGTAACAAACGAGCCAAAGGGAGATGCGACAGTGACATATGAAGATCCATATGCTGCACAAGCTGCTGTTGAATGGTTTAATAATAAAGATTTTCATGGGACTATAATTGAAGTTTTCATGGCCGAGTCAAAAAGTCAACATAATTTGGTTGCACCATCACTTGTTGAACCGAATTTGGTCAATGATATTGGACTGCATGAAAGTGTATTGAACGTGAGTGATGGTGGGGCCCGAGGTAGAGGACGTGGTGATGCTTCCGGAAACGTTTCTTCAAAGGCGTGGCAACAAGATGGTGACTGGATGTGCCCGAATACAAG TTGTACGAATGTGAACTTTGCGTTTCGTGGTGTATGTAACCGTTGTGGAAGTGCTAGACCAACTGGTGCGTCTGGTGGCGGTGGAGGCGGTGGACGTGGCAGGGGTCGTGGCTGTCCTGATGCAGGAGGTGGTCGTGGTGGAGTTGGTGGTCCCACAGGCCTTTTTGGTCCTAATGATTGGTCTTGTCCAAT GTGTGGTAACATCAATTGGGCCAAGCGATTAAAATGCAACATTTGCAACACCAATAAACCTGGTACTACTGAAGGGGGCGTGAG AGGAGGACGTGCTGGCGGGTACAAAGAACTTGATGAAGAAGAACTAGAGGAAACAAAGCGACGCAGGCGGGAAGCTGAAGAA GATGATGGTGAGATGTATGATGAATTTGGAAACCTCAAGAAGAAATTTCGTGTGAAACAACAGCAAACTGAAGTTGGTCAGGTGTTACCTGGAACTGGGCGTGCAGGCTGGGAGGTTGAAGATCTAG GAGAGAGAAGAGAAAGAAGCAGAGACAGAGGAAGGAACGAAAGAGAGAGTAGCAAGAATAgagaaggtggtggtggtggtaggcgTAGAAGCAGAAGCAGAAGTCGTGAGAGAGATAGAGGTGGTCGGGATCGGGATCGGGATCGGGATTACAGGTACGACAGAGACAGAGATTATGGTCGAGAAAGGGGTGAGCGTGATCGTCACAGGTATCATCATTAA